The genomic window TCTATCGGCAGCTTACAGAATAATTTGTATTCATTAATATCTTTCTTTGCATGGATTGATAAGACTGACACGCTTTCAGTTCAGGGGCTTAATGCTTTCACCGCACAAGCGTATGTAGCGCATGTGAATACGCTAACAATTAAACGCAAGGGTAAGGTAAGCCCTGTATCGAAAACAACAAAACTTAATAAGTTTGTTGCGCTCGAACAACTGTATTTGTATTGCAATTCGTTTGATTTTGTCAAAGAACAACCTTGGTTTGAAAGCAGTGCTAGTGAACAAGCAGGACATGTGGGTCCGGCTCTAAAAGATAACCGAAGCAAACCTAAAACCCTGTTAATTCCTGATAACGTATTACTCCCTCTATGTGGATTTACAAAAGATTTTCTTGACCGAGCTAATGAGATTTTAGACCTAAGAGATAAACTAGACGGATTTACTCCAACGAGAATATTTACTTCGAATCAAGTAACAACAAAGCGAACTTACCTTCTATCGCTCTCTACTTCCTTTGATAAGCTTAATGACTTTAATAATGCCTTACTATTACTGCGAGATAGCTGCCTGTTTTGGATATTACTGACAACAGGAATGCGCATTCATGAAGTGCTTGGCATTAAGCGTGGCGCGTACCGGACAGAAACCAAAGACGGCGAAACATATTATTATATCGAAACCGTCTCTAAGAAAACTTACACTGGGTTGGCGGAGTGGATTGCACCCAAAATAGCAGTTGATGCCATTAAAATACTAGAGCGCAGCTCAAGCACTTTACAAGCACTCTTAGAGGTTGAGTTAGCACAAGCAAAAACCAACAGTGACCATGCAGAAGTCAATCGCCTAACAGATATATCTGGAAAAGTGTGTATATCGTACAGCAAGACCAATTCAACGGTAAGTGTATTAAGTTCAAAGGCTGTTACCTCAAAGAGACTCCCTAACTTGTGCAAACAGGTTAATGCCGATTGGGACTTATCGTCGCATCAGTTCCGCCGCACGTTCGCTAACTACGTGGCACACAGTGAATTAGGTGATTTGCGTGCACTAAAATACCACTTTAAACACTGGTCTATTACTATGACTGCACTTTATGCGTACAACGATGCTCTTGATCTAGAGTTATTTGAAGAAATGCTTAAGGAGAAGTATTGGGTTGAAGAGCAAATCAAGTTCGACTGGTTTGACTTAGATTCCCCCATCACTGGGGGCGCCATTGCTGAGCGAATCATGCAAGTTAGAGGTGATGAAGAACGTATTAAAACCTTCAAGACAAAACGAGACATGATTAAAGCATACTCGGGTAACATTCCAATTCGTTCAACAGGGATTGCCTGGTGTACCAACGACGACGATGGTTGCATGGGTGGCAAGTGCGAAGAATGCGAATCAGGCATTGTTGACAAGAACAATCAAAAACACTGGGAAGGTATGCTTATTCAGCAATTCGAACTGTCTAAAGTGGATGATATAGGAGAAGCTGGACAAGCCTCGGTAGCCAAAGGAATGGTGAGATGCGAAAAGGTTTTAACGTCCCTTGGAGTCGATGTGGAAACAATGAAAGATGATATTCGTAACAACAATCATGCGGCCTAATTTCAGTAAGTCCAATTTAGCTTATTTGATTTGGGTAACAACAATCAAAAGGAAGTGTTTTTAGATGTCTAAAAAGCAAAAGAAAACAGATAAAGATGACCAAATTAGCATGTGTGATGAGTTTGGTTGGAAGCTAGCGCATGGTGGTAAAAGAGCTGGTTCTGGAAGACCAAAGGGCGCTATAGAAACTAAGGTTCTACGCGTACCTGTTGACCTTTTGCCCCAGGTTAAACAACTCATAGATGACTATAAAAAAGAGATTAATAATGACTAATCCAGTGAAAGAATCTAAAGCACATAAAGCAGTTCGAATGGCTATAATTAGGATTGAAAAAGGCAGACCTAACGTAGTAGATAAAAAACGTAAAATAAGTGTATCTTCTGTAGCTGAAGAAGCTGGAGTGACTCGTAATACCATTAATCGTGATTGCCCTGATTTACATACTAGAATTCAGGGGCTTATGAATAAAGAAGTTAGAGAGCAGCTTAAGCTTAAGCAAATAGAGCTAAACAAGTTCAAAGAGCGTAATAAGGATTTGAGACATGAGGTTGAAGAATTGAAAACAATGCTTTCGGTTAAACAGTCTAAGAACGCAACGTTGATGCAAAAAAACGGTAGATTAAACGCACAGAAAGCGAAAAACAGTAACGTAGTTACTCTGATGTAACGCTATGTTCTATTAACTCAAAGCCTTTAATATATGTGCTTAGAGTGTTTAATGTGGCGTGCAGAATAATTTTTATTATGAATAAACAACAGATGTTAATATTACAAGCTTTTACAATTTAATAAAAATAACCTATCCCCTTGATCTAACTAAATGGATTTATTCGACTTTTTTGTTATGATGCTATGCGGCTAATTAAGGAGAAGCATATGGATTTATGGAAAGAAATGTATTTACTAAAACATTCAGAACCACAGTTTGTTTTTGATAGCTTAGAAAAAAATCGTAGAAAAAAAATAAACATTATGGATGAAGATAGAAGCAAGTTAGAAGAAATGCTTCTTGAACGAAATGATCCAATTATAGATTTAGCTCTTGCACTTCATGGCTCAACTCCTGATATTGGTTATGAATTATTTAAAAGGCCAGACAAGGAACTACAATTAGCAACATTGTCAGGAACACAGGTACTTAAAGAATTTTTAGGGAAGGATGATTTTGCAGATAGAGTGCTTAATGACTTAATTGAAAAAGACGATACTGAATTATACCGAGCATATTTTTCTAATGATTTACTTCCTGATGAAATAATAATATCTCTTTATGAACGAGAAGAACCATTTGATAAGTTAGATGATCGTGATTGGGTTTTGTGCTGTAGTTATACAGATAAAAATAAAAGAATATCCACGCCTTATGATCGCACTTGGATTGATGGTTTCGATGAATACCTATATAACAGTCTATTTCATGCTGGTTGGAAGTTATTTGAAAAATTTCCTAAAACACCTTTGGCTGCAAATGTTCTTTCTCAACTAGCATGTAAATTGGTTACCCAGACGCCACATGATTTTAATATCATTGATGCCCTTAATCGCTGGCAAAAAGAGACTGATACTGACAGTGATGCATATGATATGGCTCGATCATATGGCGCCAATATGATTACTGATTCTAGAGAATTTCAAGAATTGAAAAAATCAGATGATTTTGCTTTAAGAAAAGCATATTACAGAAATCAAAAATGGGTTAAGCCTGAAGATGTGCTTGAAGGATTTGAAAAGGATTCTATCAATTACATTGATGAAGCATTGAATAACATGAATATATTTTCTAACGCTGAAGCAAGAGAAGCACTAAGAAAAGTATGCTGGGACGCTCCAGATCCTGGTAGCCGCATGGATCAAGTAAATTATTTTAACGGACGTTCTGAATACTGGCAAAGTCAGCACCCTGAATGGTTCAAAGATGAATGGACAGGTGAATTACCATTCGAAGAAATAGAAAATCAGAATGACAGAATAGAAAAGCGTATTGAGCATTTAAGTGACGGTCTAAACAAACTGAATAAAAAATTAAGTGTTGAGGATGACTCTGATTATGAAAATGAAAGAGAAGTTAGTATTACTCATTATTTAAAGTCTGAAATGGAAGCTATAGCTCAATTATTGGTGCAAATTCATAGAAAAGTTCATTCAGGCTTTATCTATGGTGTCATTGGAATAGCTATTGGATACTTTATAGCTCGTTATTAAAAGGATTAATCATGAATTGGCTTGCAGCATTCAGTCGATTATTTTCTATTTTAGATAAATCAGGAACAGAGGCATATCACAGTGGCCCTAGCTTTATAAAAGTTATTAAGCAGTTTGATCCTGGTCAACCTGACTATTCGTTGTATTTGGATGAAAGAAACAGAAAAGGATTAAGTAGCAGTCGCAAAGACTTTTACTGGGATATATTACAAGGATTGGATGAATCACTTCGCTATGATGTTTATAGAACATTCATTGAAATAGTTTTACCTTACTTCCCGAAAGAAACAGATGAACTAAAAAATTATTTGTTCAGCTCTGGTAATCCCGTTCCTCAGGTTAAGATCCCCAATAATAATTGGAACTCAGTAAAACTTAATGAAACAATTAACAAAATAGATAATGCTATAGACGTTTCTCAGTACAATCATGCAATGACTTTATCTTATACATGCTTGGAAGGTATGTATAAGGCTTATGTTATAAAAAACCTCCCCCAATGTACGAATGTCAGTGATTTAATGCCATTAGCTAAGTTAGTTCGTGGTGATATAGAGCAACAGCTCGCTAAAGCAGGACCGTATCCAGATATGGTGGTAAAGAGCATCTCTACGCTTACAAATGCAATAGCAAATTCGCGAAATGGGTTCAGTGATTCACACTTTGATCAGGATTCTTATAAATGGCTAGCAGGTTACACTCGTGATCTGGTTAATTCAATAGGAAGACTCATCTTACACTTTTTATAATTATCAGATAATAACTGAGATTAATATTATCAATTATGAGTTTTCACTCATAACATAATAAGATATAGGTCTAAAAACAAAGAGAATTTAATGAAAAACTGTAACAAATTTACATTTAACAATATCAACCACTTACAGAATGTTACACTGACTAGGTCTAGTTAATATATGAAAAAATCACTTATTAGCACGGTATTACTTTTAGCTTCATCGACTGTTTTTGCAGAAACTGAATATCCTACCAATCCAATATTAAGACCTTTAACATTAACTGATGGCACCATTGCCGTCAGTGGAGCCTTAGCGTGGGGACAAGAGAAGGATGAAAGACACGCAGCGCTAAATTTAAATCTGGGCTACGGTTTGACTGACAATTTAACGATTGGTTTAAATGGTATTAGTTACCGACTTTTAGCTCGCCCTGACAATGAAGCCGGCCTTGAGTTAGCGGTTGGATTAGGTTTAAGGGGCTTTCAAGAGTCAACCATTAATGGAGATTCTGTTGCTTATGGTACTGACTTAAAGGGTAAGTATGTCTTTGATAAAAACTTAGCGATGATTTTTTCTTTAGGTTATGTAAAGTGGGATGAAGAGAAGCTACAAAATAAAGATGAATACCGTTACTCTGTTGGTGTGCAAACTCACTTAGCGAAAGATTGGACGGCTAACATTAACTATACTTATCGAGATTTAAAAGACTTTCAGCAAAAGTCCGCTCATGAAGTTAGTCTTGGTGTTAATTATAATTACAGCAAACAGACCGACCTTGGGATGTTTGTTGGTTATTCAAACTTTGATGCGCAAGAAAATGGTTATCAATATGATAATAATTTTGATCGTGTGGCTGGTGTTTACGCTACCTATCGTTTTTAACTTAACTTAAGGGGTAACTACCCTTGTTAGTCATATAAAAGTGAGTTGAATAGGCTTCACTTTTATCATAAAAAACATCTTCTTTTTAATCATCAGTCGTCACTAAGTCATTTTTTCTCTTTAACGCCAACTTGTTATATTCGTTGGCAAGACACAGCTAATATTCGTTGCTACACTGGCCGATAATAAATAAGGATAGCATTATGTGTGGTCGGTTAAATACGACGTTTGATAGCGGTGTAAAAAAGCTATATACCCGCTTAAAAATAAATAAGGTTATCGATAGGCCGATTGATCGTCGCTTTGTTAAAGCTGCAGACACTGTTTCCATTGTGAGGAATGTGGGTCAACAACGCCGAGTAGAAAGTGCTATGTGGTGGTTATTATTAGATCAAACTGAAAATGACTTTAAACCCTCTCGGTTTACTTCATTTAATACCCGATTTGATAAGCTTAATACTCCCCAAAGTGCTGGTTATCAGGCATATCGGAGTGCTAGGTGTATTATTGCCGTTAAAGGCTTTGGTGAAACTGAATTTGTCGATAAAAAGCCGATTCACTACTTTGATATACAAGCAGAATCTGGCGGTTTAATATTGGGGGGCTTGTATAGAACATGGCAGCACAATAAAACGGGTGAAATAAAACTGAGTTGCTCGGTGATAACGCTGCCGGCACATGAAAAATTAAAACATATCCACAGCAAAGCCATGCCACTGATACTCCCGCAAAATTCATCACTCGTAGACAAGTGGTTAGATCCACAATGTGATGAACTTGATCAATTTGAACATCTGTTACAGCCGCGTTTACCTCAGTCTTTGATTGCCCATCAAATTGATAAACCCATGACTCATCGGCCAATTTCTTTGCCGCAAACCATTCCTTATGATTGATTATTTATAAGTAAAATTAACAGCCGACGCGCTTTTATTTGTTGAGAGCGCAAGGGCAGAGCATCGCTCTTTATTTACGATTGAAAGTCGATAATACGCTAAGTTATCTGAGATAATTGCTAGTAGGAGTAAATAGCGTACCGGAAACAGAAGGTTTTAGCGCAGAAGAACATTTAAAAGCTGGTGTTGTGTGTTTAATAATTTTTTTTATTGAGACTTAGTTGATGTAATATGCTGAAAAGCCTAAGCTATTCTTATCGAGAGTATCAATTTTTAAGAAGGGATAGAATGTCTTGTTAATTTTCATTAAAGGTAAAATGAAGTGTTTTCTTTTTCCGCTTATTGCGGTGTTAGATGTAAGCGAAATCATCAGCGTTCAACTATTTTAGGCTATTGTTAACATGGACTTTTTTTCTCTAATACTTCTTGTCATTGTTATTCTCATGGTCTTATCCATCGTTTGGAGTACGCTGAAAACGGGGATTTCCCCTATGATGAGTTCAAGCAAAGCGTGCAAAACCATGCTTGCTGAAATAGATGCGCATGAAAAAGGGCCTTTAATTGATCTAGGCTCTGGTTGGGGTACGCTGGTTATAGCTGTTGCCCAGAAATACCCCAATCAGCAAGTTATCGGCTACGAGTTATCTTGGTTTCCGTGGTTGGTTTCAAAAATTTTGAAACACAGTTTACGTTTAGATAACCTTACTCTCTTTCGTAAAGACTTTAAAAACGCTGATCTCAGTACTGCCTCGACCCTAGTTTGTTACCTTTTTCCTGAAGGCATGGTCGCTCTTCAAGAAAAATTAGTAGATGAAGTCTTTAATAAGGTTACTATTGTGAGTAACACCTTCGCCTTACCTTTATGTCAACCAACAAGAGTCATCAGGCTTAGAGATTTCTACCAAACACCTATTTACGTATATCATTGGCAACCAAAGTGAGCTTTGGCGTTATTAAGACGTAATGACGACATTCTATATTCTAAATTTCAGTACCTAGCTGACAAGCCACTCAATAATGAAAATTAACTGTTTGCTGTTTTCATTTTGTTCAACATCTTAGCAAGCTTATAATCTCTCCTTATTGGAGCGTAGTTAAATAGTATGGGTGTGTTTCACCCTGGGAGAATAAATGAAAAATGGATTTACGGGCGTTTTTGACATGGCATCAGTAGCAAAGATTTTAGTTCTTTGCATTCTAAGTATTGGCTCATATTTAATATATAAGCTCTACCTGTTGTCTAAGCAAATTAATAAACATACAGCGTTGAAAATATCTAAAACCTTTATTTTCATCACTATATTTTTATACATTATTTCGTTTGGCACCCTAATTCACGCACTAGCAAACTGGCAAGAACCGGGTATTTTAAATCTCACCTTAGGTTTTCATGTTATCTCATCTATTTTCGATATCATCTGGATAATTATGGTACGTAATCGTATTAATCTAATTGCAGGCGCTAATAAAGGAGACAAACTTTGGTTAAATCCCTTTATTACATCGTTGTTACATGTGGTTTATATGCAACATAAAATAAATCAAGGCTTGGCTAAAACGGCTACTGAGTATCAACGTTGAAGTGCGGCCAAATATGAAAGCCCAAATAGCGATACAAATCAAAATCAACTGTAGAACTAGACGAGTTAATATCTGCAGTTGAAGTACTAATAAACGTAGGCTTCTTCATTATTATTAGTGTGATATTGTTTTTATTAGCTATTATTCTAATTTTTATAGATATAATGAAACACAGTTATAATAAGTTTTTAAATTAATAAGGGCAGTTAATGGGTGTAGGTGTTAAAAAGTTAGCAGAAGATGATTGTTATTTTACCGGTAAACTCGTTTTATTCGGCGTTGCTATATTATGTGCTCTTTTTGGGCTTGGTCTAAGTCTATTGGTTAGTTTAGCTCTACTTGAGCCATCAACAGGGCAGTTGACTGATTTATTAAGTTCTGTCATTTTTCCTGTACTCGCTTCTGGTTATGTTTTGAATTATTATTATAAGGATGTCTTTACTCGCGCTAAGTAATACAACCATAGCTTCAAACGGAACCAATACCTTATTTGTGTGATTTATATTAATTACATACGCTAACTTGGGTTTGCTCAAATAAGCTTAAATCTTCGAGGATAAGCTCACGTGCCTTTTCCATCGTAATAGACGCAAAGCGTACTTTACCACCTTGAGATAACTGACCTAATTTGGCGGTATCAAGGGATATAACGGCACCGATTTTAGGATAGCCACCAATTGTTTGACGATCATTCATCAAGACAATTGGCTGGCCATCGCTAGGAATTTGCACGGCACCATGACAAATACCCTCTGATAATATGCCGTTAATATCAGAGACGATTTTTTGACCTTCTAAACGATACCCCATCCGATCAAAGCTTTTACTTACGCTATATTCACTTGAAAAAAACAATTTTTGCTGTTCTACACAAAAATGATGTTGCTGATAACTAGGAATAATACGCAGCAGTACTTCTTGGCTATATTTAGGTTGGTCTTCTATAGATAAACTAACTAATTGAGAACTTTTTGTTGTTAGACAAGGGAGTATATCGTTCGCGGCTAATTTTTTGCCCTTTAATCCCCCGATACCTTCACGGCAAACGGTTGCAGTGCTGCCAAAACTGGGTGTTATATTAAAACCACCAGCAACAGCCAAATAACTTCGCATACCAAGGTTAGTAAAACCTAGTTCGATTAAGTCACCGGCTTTCACTTGATAACTGCGCCATAACGTTTTTACTTGACCGTTAATGGTTAATGGCATGTCAGCGCCGGTTACGGCAATAACAGCATCTACTTGTGCAATGATGGCAAAACCACCAACACTGACTTCAACAGCACTAACATTAAGGGCATTATTACATAAGCGGTTTGCCCAGTGAAAAGCCAGCTTATCAATCGGACCACCGTTGGTTAAACCGACATTAAAAGCACCATAACGCCCCTCATCTTGAACAAGACTTAACATGCCTGGTCGTTTAACAATAAAACCTAAGTTTATTGCCGGTCTTCTTGAAGAAGCTTTACTTTGACTAATCATATGTTGCACCTAATACACCACCTAGTGCAAAAAATTCATCTTTGGAAATCGCTTTAAATTTAACCCTATCACCTACTTGAACGGGCATTGTTGGCGTTTTATTGGCGTTAAACATTTCAATAGGGCAAAGACCAATAATATTCCAACCACCAGGAGAAGTACTTGGATAAACAGCTGTTTGCCTGTCAGCAATACCAACAGCCCCTTTAGGCACTTTTATACGAGGAGTACTTAATCTAGGCATCGCAATACGCTGATCAACTTCGCCTAAATAAGCAAAACCTGGTGCAAAGCCAATCGCATAAACGTTATATTCTTGTTGCTGATGTAGGGTAATTATTTGCTCTATGGTTAAGTCTTTAGATTTAGCCATAGCCGCTAAATCGGGTCCTGACTCGCTTGCATAATAGACAGGTAACTCGATGAGTGCCCCTTGATTATTATTAATTATTGGTAAGTTTATTAATAGCTTTTGCAATTTGTTAGTGATCTGATGATGGTCTATATTGTATAAATTAAATACCACTAATATTGAAGTATAAGATGGTATTAGATCAATAATATCATTGCTCATCTCTTGCCTGATCAGCCATTGTGCTTGCTGTACTTTTGCGGCAACTTCATCATTAACGGGGTCGTCAAAATAAAGGATCAAGCTGTTTTCACCGGCAATTTCTATTTTAAATGTTGCTGACATTAACGAATAAGCTCCCTAATAATGGCTATTGCTTCTACGCCCTCGAGGTTGTCACCGTGCACACACAAGCTGTCTACTTCTAAAGGTAAGCGCTTACCATTAATAGTGATGACACTGCTTTGCTCTTTTAATAGTTTAACTTGTGCGATCATTTTTTCTCTATTATGCACCGCACCTGTTATGTTGCGTGATAACAAGCTGCCATCATCGTTGTAGCATCTGTCAGCAAAGGCTTCAGTGAGTATTTCTACGCTAAATTTTTCTGCTTGAGCGCGATGTTTTTTAATATTTGAGCTTGCTTGTATCATTAGCTTAAGTGGTTTGTGATATTGGGCTATGGCTGAAAGTATCGCCTCGCGCACTTCAATATTAGTCATCATGTCGTTATATAGTGCACCATGAGGTTTTACATAACTAAGCTCAATATCTAAAGACTGAGCTACGCCATCAATAGCCGCTACCTGATATAAAACTAACGCAATAATTTCTTCTGTGGAGCACTTCATTGAGCGACGACCAAAACCAACTAAATCAGGGTAACTAGGATGAGCGCCAACACTAACGTTGTGCTGCTTAGCTAATTGTAATGTTTTTTGCATGACCAAAGGATCGCCGGCATGAAAGCCACAAGCAATATTTGCCTGATCAATGTGCGGCATTACTTTTGCGTCTGAGCCCAAATTCCAAGAGCCAAAACTTTCGCCGAGATCGCAATTTAACTTCATTTCATTTCCTAAAATATTACCGTATATGCAGTGAATCATTATCATTACTTTAACGATGCTATTAAGTGACAAAGATTAGCCAGCATCTTACTAAATTTTAGCTGTATAAGGCTAATGGTATCTAAGTAAGAGAGGCTAGTTTACTTAAATGAAATGGCTGAGATAAATATAAAAACATATTAATGATTCTTTTGGGGCAATGTACAACAATAAAATCAATGCAACAAGATACTTTTCTGTTCAATAAATAATCATTTTAGTGTCCTTATTGATCTTACATTACTTATTTTCGTAAGTCATAAGATAAGATGTTATCTGTACATTTCCTTGAATGTGTTAATTTCATGATTTTAGACTTTACCGGCAGTTATGGTCTGTCGTCTTTTTAAGGCAAGTACTTGATTTTATGCTATGTTTTCAAATAAGTAGTTGCCACTGACATGATAAAATGACAGTGTGTATTGATTACAATCACGGGATGACTACTCAGTTGTATGACGAGCGACTTTACATTAGCAATACCTGTAAGGTATAAATTGGTCTTGTTACCTTTGACCCCAGTAACAAGTAACGGGTCGTTTCTTGTTACTGCTAAAGTTATAAATAAGCTAATCTTTAGTACGCTAAAAGCTGACTATTGTTATAATTATTAACATACCAATAGATCTATTTACATTCTTATAGGGTTTTAACTAATTTCACCGTTGAAATTAGCTAAAAAAATGGCGTTAAATGTCGTATAAATATCTATTATTGATTGTTTTTTCATGGTCATTACAAGTTGGGGCAAATGACACCATAAACATTGCTTCAGACGAATGGTGTCCTTACATTTGTAATGAAGATAATAAGCCAGGTATATTAATTGAAATCATCAATGAAATTGCTGAAGCTCAAGGCTATGATGTTAACTTTACCCTTATGCCGCTGGATCGTTCATTAAGGCTACTTCAACAATCAAAATTAGACATGGTCCTTGCTTTAACAAAAGAACACATTGAAGCTTTTGATTTAAGGCAAAGCCAAGAAGTTTATGGCGGCTTGTATAATGACTTTTATGTTAGTAACGAAACTCAATGGAAATTTTCTACTGTAGAAAACCTTAAAAACTTTATTGAACAAGGCAATATTCTTGGGCTCATCAATGGCTATGAATACGGAAGTGCAGTGAGTCGCCTAAAAGAAACCTCGGGTGAATTTATATTTTTAGCTTCGGGAGATAAGCCATTATCCAGTGCTTTAAAAATGCTCAGTAAGCAGCGAATAACTGTGCTGCTTGATTCTCGTTTTAATGTTGAATATGAAATTCAGGATAAAAAAATCACTAACTTACAATATGCCGGTACCCAAGGCATATTTGTTCCTCTTTATATCGGCTTTGCGCCTGACACTACCCTTAACTATATTAGTACCTTTGATAAAGGCTTAATAAAACTAAGAACAAAAGGACAATTGTCAAAAATATTACAGCGTTATGGTATCTCAGATTGGCACTCAAAAAAGTAGTCACCCAAGGGGCTAAATAAAATCCTCAGGAAAATATTTTCACCACTTGTTTACCGGTAAAACCTCCATCAACTTGAATGTGCAGGGCACGAGAAACCTGCTGTGCGTTAAATTCAATTAAAGTAATATCAGGCGTTTGAATACTGCCTTTTGCTAGTGCATCAAGTAATTGATTACTCTTAAAACTCATTTTTTGTTGTGCGCACAAGCTATTGGCTAACCACGCACCAGCGAGTGATACTATGCCGATATTGGGCGCTTTTCTAAACATGAGCTCTTGGTCAATGTTAGGCAAGGGACGCAAGCAAGCAATACG from Colwellia sp. PAMC 20917 includes these protein-coding regions:
- a CDS encoding tyrosine-type recombinase/integrase, producing MIHGQAELTEREFEQQRATVPVKDGIALKRAQKGSLTGIATFIKLDNGNYHVLSRYENDIWQYPASEFPSGKKKSEEALNFTRITNESIRAMVKWIIWNKRNEGNSIGSLQNNLYSLISFFAWIDKTDTLSVQGLNAFTAQAYVAHVNTLTIKRKGKVSPVSKTTKLNKFVALEQLYLYCNSFDFVKEQPWFESSASEQAGHVGPALKDNRSKPKTLLIPDNVLLPLCGFTKDFLDRANEILDLRDKLDGFTPTRIFTSNQVTTKRTYLLSLSTSFDKLNDFNNALLLLRDSCLFWILLTTGMRIHEVLGIKRGAYRTETKDGETYYYIETVSKKTYTGLAEWIAPKIAVDAIKILERSSSTLQALLEVELAQAKTNSDHAEVNRLTDISGKVCISYSKTNSTVSVLSSKAVTSKRLPNLCKQVNADWDLSSHQFRRTFANYVAHSELGDLRALKYHFKHWSITMTALYAYNDALDLELFEEMLKEKYWVEEQIKFDWFDLDSPITGGAIAERIMQVRGDEERIKTFKTKRDMIKAYSGNIPIRSTGIAWCTNDDDGCMGGKCEECESGIVDKNNQKHWEGMLIQQFELSKVDDIGEAGQASVAKGMVRCEKVLTSLGVDVETMKDDIRNNNHAA
- a CDS encoding TetR family transcriptional regulator — protein: MTNPVKESKAHKAVRMAIIRIEKGRPNVVDKKRKISVSSVAEEAGVTRNTINRDCPDLHTRIQGLMNKEVREQLKLKQIELNKFKERNKDLRHEVEELKTMLSVKQSKNATLMQKNGRLNAQKAKNSNVVTLM
- a CDS encoding outer membrane beta-barrel protein, which gives rise to MKKSLISTVLLLASSTVFAETEYPTNPILRPLTLTDGTIAVSGALAWGQEKDERHAALNLNLGYGLTDNLTIGLNGISYRLLARPDNEAGLELAVGLGLRGFQESTINGDSVAYGTDLKGKYVFDKNLAMIFSLGYVKWDEEKLQNKDEYRYSVGVQTHLAKDWTANINYTYRDLKDFQQKSAHEVSLGVNYNYSKQTDLGMFVGYSNFDAQENGYQYDNNFDRVAGVYATYRF
- a CDS encoding SOS response-associated peptidase family protein gives rise to the protein MCGRLNTTFDSGVKKLYTRLKINKVIDRPIDRRFVKAADTVSIVRNVGQQRRVESAMWWLLLDQTENDFKPSRFTSFNTRFDKLNTPQSAGYQAYRSARCIIAVKGFGETEFVDKKPIHYFDIQAESGGLILGGLYRTWQHNKTGEIKLSCSVITLPAHEKLKHIHSKAMPLILPQNSSLVDKWLDPQCDELDQFEHLLQPRLPQSLIAHQIDKPMTHRPISLPQTIPYD
- a CDS encoding methyltransferase produces the protein MMSSSKACKTMLAEIDAHEKGPLIDLGSGWGTLVIAVAQKYPNQQVIGYELSWFPWLVSKILKHSLRLDNLTLFRKDFKNADLSTASTLVCYLFPEGMVALQEKLVDEVFNKVTIVSNTFALPLCQPTRVIRLRDFYQTPIYVYHWQPK
- a CDS encoding biotin-dependent carboxyltransferase family protein, with the translated sequence MISQSKASSRRPAINLGFIVKRPGMLSLVQDEGRYGAFNVGLTNGGPIDKLAFHWANRLCNNALNVSAVEVSVGGFAIIAQVDAVIAVTGADMPLTINGQVKTLWRSYQVKAGDLIELGFTNLGMRSYLAVAGGFNITPSFGSTATVCREGIGGLKGKKLAANDILPCLTTKSSQLVSLSIEDQPKYSQEVLLRIIPSYQQHHFCVEQQKLFFSSEYSVSKSFDRMGYRLEGQKIVSDINGILSEGICHGAVQIPSDGQPIVLMNDRQTIGGYPKIGAVISLDTAKLGQLSQGGKVRFASITMEKARELILEDLSLFEQTQVSVCN
- the pxpB gene encoding 5-oxoprolinase subunit PxpB, whose translation is MSATFKIEIAGENSLILYFDDPVNDEVAAKVQQAQWLIRQEMSNDIIDLIPSYTSILVVFNLYNIDHHQITNKLQKLLINLPIINNNQGALIELPVYYASESGPDLAAMAKSKDLTIEQIITLHQQQEYNVYAIGFAPGFAYLGEVDQRIAMPRLSTPRIKVPKGAVGIADRQTAVYPSTSPGGWNIIGLCPIEMFNANKTPTMPVQVGDRVKFKAISKDEFFALGGVLGATYD
- a CDS encoding 5-oxoprolinase subunit PxpA, with amino-acid sequence MKLNCDLGESFGSWNLGSDAKVMPHIDQANIACGFHAGDPLVMQKTLQLAKQHNVSVGAHPSYPDLVGFGRRSMKCSTEEIIALVLYQVAAIDGVAQSLDIELSYVKPHGALYNDMMTNIEVREAILSAIAQYHKPLKLMIQASSNIKKHRAQAEKFSVEILTEAFADRCYNDDGSLLSRNITGAVHNREKMIAQVKLLKEQSSVITINGKRLPLEVDSLCVHGDNLEGVEAIAIIRELIR
- a CDS encoding substrate-binding periplasmic protein, translated to MSYKYLLLIVFSWSLQVGANDTINIASDEWCPYICNEDNKPGILIEIINEIAEAQGYDVNFTLMPLDRSLRLLQQSKLDMVLALTKEHIEAFDLRQSQEVYGGLYNDFYVSNETQWKFSTVENLKNFIEQGNILGLINGYEYGSAVSRLKETSGEFIFLASGDKPLSSALKMLSKQRITVLLDSRFNVEYEIQDKKITNLQYAGTQGIFVPLYIGFAPDTTLNYISTFDKGLIKLRTKGQLSKILQRYGISDWHSKK